The following coding sequences are from one bacterium SCSIO 12741 window:
- a CDS encoding response regulator transcription factor codes for MKTSEFKVLIVDDEAPARDMMELLIQNHFPEIGQVQKANGVEMAKEVLNQFDPDLIFLDVEMGDQSGFELLDQIQAKSCQVIFVTAHDQYAIRALRASAVDYLLKPVVLEDFKRAVNKALKHSVAPTSEIIPADLKGLMSQMNQKELTKIGVPDIHGLQMVEIDDIVRCKADDNYTYLYLKDGNRITASRSLSHYEKELKNHGFLRVHHRHLVNLNYIVRYQKGKGGGELEMRDHSCVEVSTRKKPELMKVLRV; via the coding sequence ATGAAAACATCCGAATTTAAAGTCCTTATTGTAGACGATGAAGCTCCAGCTCGGGACATGATGGAGTTGCTCATCCAAAATCATTTTCCAGAAATTGGCCAGGTGCAGAAAGCGAATGGTGTGGAAATGGCTAAGGAGGTCCTGAATCAGTTTGACCCCGATCTGATTTTTCTGGATGTAGAAATGGGGGACCAAAGCGGGTTTGAATTGTTGGATCAAATTCAGGCTAAATCTTGTCAAGTCATTTTCGTTACTGCCCATGATCAATATGCTATTCGTGCCCTTCGAGCATCGGCCGTAGATTATCTATTGAAACCTGTAGTTCTGGAAGATTTTAAAAGAGCAGTTAACAAGGCCTTAAAGCATTCTGTTGCGCCAACATCTGAAATCATTCCTGCCGATTTAAAAGGTTTAATGAGTCAAATGAACCAAAAGGAGTTAACCAAAATTGGTGTGCCAGATATTCATGGGCTTCAAATGGTAGAAATTGATGACATCGTGAGGTGCAAGGCCGATGATAATTATACCTACCTCTATTTGAAGGATGGAAACCGGATCACAGCTTCGCGTTCATTGAGCCATTATGAGAAGGAATTGAAAAATCATGGATTCCTCCGGGTTCACCATCGGCACCTGGTCAACTTAAATTACATCGTTCGTTATCAAAAAGGAAAAGGAGGAGGGGAGCTTGAAATGCGAGATCATTCTTGTGTTGAGGTCTCTACCCGTAAGAAGCCCGAGTTAATGAAGGTGCTACGAGTTTAG
- a CDS encoding OmpA family protein: MPRFLLFVFLLISFSSFGQSKKRLKAERYLQEGTLLESGFDAEGAAKKYEAACKADPTFTKAWYQLAQLYTRNGMHPDRQKMGYLKVVQEDSTSVSALRSFTALSTLYLNEGHFDTALTFYSSYMNHPRFPAREKEKAEEKKEQLKLAVELSSHPLNIEPEALNERINRPGAMQYFPILTGDGEKLMFTRRHKGSQNEDVFLAEFYGDWQEPSALPSSINSHESEGTACMSADGMVMVLSYCGSERENFGQCDLYVSHKEKNGQWSTLKNLGAAINTEAYEAQPSLSADGRTLYFVSDREGGTGGLDIYYSHQDESGTWSNAQNAGSWINTEKNEGSPFLHANGYSLFFTSQGWPGLGGYDLFLSEKEAGNWTEPRNLGFPINDQRNQTALFVTADGRTGYYSRETYATENPIPTASLIYRFQVPPELKLGHRSNYVRGKVFDSQTKKPIQAELKLVDLETKETVGFVHSEPGTGKYLMILTEGSDYAFYAETPGYLFKSVSFEYQERSQFDPIEMDIYLDPIIKGVTVQLNNIYFQTGKAALLSKSRVELDKLYKLMKRNPTLKIELGGHTDNTGSEQVNETLSKKRVEAVKKYLVDKGIPANRMVGVGYGEAKPIATNDTPEGRKQNRRVEFTVL, translated from the coding sequence ATGCCACGGTTTCTGTTATTTGTATTTCTTCTGATTAGTTTCTCCTCATTTGGACAGTCTAAAAAACGACTCAAAGCAGAGCGTTACCTCCAGGAGGGAACTCTACTCGAAAGTGGATTTGATGCAGAGGGAGCTGCTAAGAAATACGAAGCTGCTTGTAAAGCAGACCCCACATTTACCAAGGCCTGGTATCAATTAGCTCAATTGTACACCCGCAACGGAATGCATCCGGATCGCCAAAAAATGGGCTACCTAAAAGTGGTGCAAGAAGACAGCACTTCGGTATCGGCGTTAAGGTCTTTTACAGCCTTGAGCACTCTTTACCTTAATGAAGGGCATTTTGATACGGCTCTTACTTTTTATAGCAGCTACATGAACCACCCCAGGTTTCCAGCCCGGGAAAAAGAAAAAGCCGAGGAAAAGAAGGAGCAATTGAAGTTGGCCGTTGAACTTTCTAGTCATCCACTAAACATCGAACCTGAAGCATTGAATGAACGAATCAATCGGCCAGGGGCGATGCAGTACTTTCCTATACTCACTGGTGATGGCGAAAAGCTGATGTTTACTCGTAGACATAAGGGCTCTCAAAATGAAGATGTTTTTCTGGCTGAATTTTATGGCGATTGGCAAGAACCGAGCGCCCTACCCTCTTCGATCAATAGTCACGAATCTGAGGGAACGGCCTGTATGTCGGCAGATGGCATGGTGATGGTGCTTAGCTACTGCGGCTCTGAACGAGAGAATTTCGGACAATGCGATCTCTATGTGAGTCACAAGGAAAAAAATGGCCAATGGAGTACTCTTAAAAACCTGGGAGCAGCGATCAACACAGAAGCCTATGAAGCACAGCCGAGTCTTTCAGCAGATGGAAGAACCTTGTATTTCGTATCGGATAGAGAAGGCGGAACAGGAGGCTTGGATATCTATTACAGTCATCAGGATGAATCTGGAACGTGGTCGAATGCACAAAATGCGGGAAGCTGGATAAATACAGAGAAAAATGAAGGTTCGCCATTTTTACATGCTAATGGCTATTCTCTTTTCTTCACCTCACAGGGCTGGCCAGGACTGGGTGGATATGATCTTTTCCTTTCCGAAAAAGAAGCTGGAAACTGGACCGAACCTCGCAACCTGGGCTTTCCCATTAACGACCAAAGAAACCAAACTGCACTATTCGTCACCGCCGATGGGCGCACGGGATACTACAGTCGCGAAACCTACGCCACCGAAAATCCGATTCCGACGGCATCCCTTATTTATCGTTTTCAGGTTCCACCGGAGTTAAAGCTGGGACACCGAAGTAATTACGTACGAGGCAAAGTATTTGACAGCCAAACCAAAAAGCCGATCCAGGCCGAGTTAAAATTGGTAGATCTTGAAACCAAAGAAACTGTGGGATTTGTTCATTCCGAACCAGGCACGGGTAAGTACCTCATGATTTTGACCGAAGGGAGCGATTATGCCTTTTACGCAGAAACTCCAGGTTACTTGTTTAAGAGTGTATCCTTCGAATACCAGGAAAGAAGCCAGTTTGATCCTATTGAGATGGACATCTACCTCGATCCCATTATTAAGGGCGTTACCGTGCAGCTTAATAACATCTACTTTCAAACCGGCAAAGCAGCTCTTCTCAGCAAGAGTCGGGTTGAATTGGATAAGCTGTACAAGTTGATGAAACGGAACCCCACTTTGAAAATCGAATTGGGCGGACATACGGACAATACGGGTAGTGAACAGGTCAATGAAACGCTTTCGAAAAAACGGGTTGAAGCCGTAAAAAAATACCTCGTTGATAAGGGAATTCCTGCCAATCGTATGGTGGGCGTTGGGTATGGGGAGGCCAAACCTATTGCTACCAATGATACCCCTGAAGGAAGGAAGCAAAACCGTCGGGTGGAGTTTACGGTGCTATAA
- a CDS encoding histidine kinase has translation MGIRVALLLLTFLLCHVAKGQIPGMIVYSNEQGFPGATPYLVTQDSRGFIWVGTDHGAVRFDGNSFQVYDEQDGLEDKEILHVLPDDSGRVFFIPILNQIQILDGGKTYPLRGLNNRDVNQVYRDSRTGRIWIFDAENSGQIQCVQGDSLKQVEVLMNRPYRVFGVHNNKMLLSEIWMDTTDFQLGIYDLNAKQFLPFRKQGVFVDASFLRWYDEAEILVAKGESRNEVEMFAMHQDTPVFKARFPLQNRFRELHVDVAGNIWIWYQGGGLQFWAESDPGRVPVNLFPDQEVQGLCTDRDHNLWLTIKDVGLVFISQSHWQNAVRLQQKGLLELQAKSIFVDSSGRFLWGHLKESKITESYHGRLNVHSFSGDAANGIKSIHRFGEHLIAVNQSNLIFIEGPLKGQILDVGGSIKDVAYWAADTILVATHHALIQLSSSDEDLKLTELNFGRGTCLEKTQDGILWLGTPNGLFRMANLQTPKERVSESSIAHASITDMISMPGGELLVGTAFGGLFLHGGDTREFETVENSDSLRPGYIRKLVVRNDSAIWIASDRGIFRLLLTKNQSWTLQPFEFQNDLPSEYISDLVEWQDTLYFITPEGVGIAPIQIQSTRRSQNKKVWISRISSSGQQKVFPQQWESQSPVGQLDLELSSLSFGGLKDRKIAYRLDSDESWKYTTTTSLTFSRLPPDSYEFQTQLVDRHKMPLGPISSMPITIHPAFWQTYWFIGLVLLFSIGVLATIAIWAISFTRRKKWNQLQQKRKLAELELEAIKAQINPHFIYNCLNSIQYFVYQGKVEEVRLSLERFAQLIRHTLQFSQQNFVTLEEELEYLQNYMELERMRFGEQLKVQIDVDPDLHLQRLIPAMVVQPYLENAIKHGVSAQGESLTIQVKFKVKGESLTILVEDDGPGIIPAQSDGRRKKLGHRISGSRLKSYHQLYQLDLEVQFSDLKSSSSGRSGARVTLLIPPISYENIRI, from the coding sequence ATGGGAATTCGAGTAGCCCTTCTGCTCCTTACCTTTCTCTTATGCCATGTGGCCAAGGGGCAGATTCCAGGAATGATTGTGTATTCAAATGAACAGGGGTTTCCTGGGGCTACCCCCTATTTGGTTACCCAGGATTCCAGAGGGTTTATTTGGGTAGGGACCGACCACGGAGCCGTACGTTTCGATGGAAATTCATTTCAGGTTTATGACGAACAAGATGGCTTGGAGGATAAAGAAATTCTTCATGTGCTGCCCGATGATTCCGGTCGTGTCTTTTTTATACCCATTCTCAATCAAATCCAAATTTTGGATGGCGGAAAAACCTATCCTCTTCGGGGGTTAAATAACCGGGATGTCAATCAGGTTTATCGAGATTCGAGAACCGGAAGAATCTGGATTTTCGATGCTGAAAATTCGGGGCAGATTCAATGTGTTCAGGGTGATTCATTGAAACAGGTCGAAGTGCTGATGAACCGTCCTTACCGTGTGTTTGGTGTGCATAATAATAAGATGTTGCTTTCCGAAATTTGGATGGATACAACTGATTTTCAACTGGGAATTTACGACCTGAATGCGAAGCAATTTTTACCCTTTAGAAAGCAGGGTGTATTTGTTGACGCCTCCTTTCTTCGATGGTACGATGAAGCGGAGATTCTGGTGGCTAAGGGAGAGTCTCGAAATGAGGTGGAGATGTTTGCCATGCATCAGGATACTCCCGTTTTCAAGGCCCGTTTTCCATTACAGAATCGTTTTAGAGAACTTCATGTAGATGTGGCAGGAAATATTTGGATATGGTATCAAGGAGGAGGGCTTCAATTCTGGGCAGAATCTGACCCGGGAAGAGTACCAGTGAATTTGTTTCCAGATCAAGAGGTGCAGGGATTGTGTACCGATCGAGATCACAATCTGTGGCTGACCATTAAGGATGTTGGGCTGGTTTTTATCTCCCAAAGTCATTGGCAGAACGCAGTGCGTTTGCAGCAAAAAGGATTGCTTGAGTTACAGGCTAAATCCATTTTTGTAGACAGTTCAGGTAGGTTTCTTTGGGGGCATCTTAAGGAGTCTAAAATTACCGAGAGCTATCACGGAAGGTTAAACGTTCACTCCTTTTCCGGAGACGCTGCAAATGGAATAAAATCTATCCATCGTTTTGGAGAACACCTGATTGCCGTAAATCAAAGCAACCTGATATTTATTGAAGGTCCTCTTAAGGGGCAAATTCTGGACGTTGGCGGATCGATAAAAGATGTTGCTTATTGGGCGGCAGATACCATTTTGGTTGCTACACATCACGCTTTGATTCAGCTGAGTTCCTCTGATGAAGATTTGAAGTTAACCGAACTTAATTTCGGTCGGGGAACATGTCTTGAAAAAACGCAGGATGGAATCCTATGGCTGGGAACACCCAATGGTTTGTTTCGAATGGCAAATCTTCAAACTCCAAAGGAGCGGGTCAGTGAATCCTCCATTGCCCATGCTTCGATAACCGATATGATCTCGATGCCTGGTGGTGAACTTTTGGTTGGAACTGCGTTTGGAGGTTTATTTCTTCACGGTGGAGATACCCGTGAATTTGAAACGGTGGAAAACTCAGATTCTTTGCGCCCGGGATACATTCGAAAGCTTGTAGTTCGAAACGATTCTGCAATTTGGATAGCCAGCGATCGGGGAATATTTCGGTTATTATTAACCAAGAATCAATCCTGGACTCTACAACCTTTTGAATTTCAGAATGATCTCCCTTCAGAGTATATTTCAGATTTGGTAGAATGGCAGGACACCCTCTATTTTATTACTCCTGAAGGAGTAGGGATTGCTCCCATTCAAATCCAATCGACTCGGCGGTCTCAGAACAAAAAGGTTTGGATTAGTAGAATAAGTTCTTCGGGGCAACAAAAGGTTTTTCCTCAACAATGGGAGAGTCAATCGCCCGTTGGGCAGTTGGATTTAGAGCTTAGTTCCCTATCATTCGGTGGTTTGAAAGATCGGAAAATTGCCTACCGTTTGGATTCGGACGAGTCCTGGAAGTATACGACAACAACTTCTTTAACCTTTTCCAGATTACCACCCGATTCGTATGAATTTCAAACCCAATTGGTGGATCGCCATAAGATGCCTCTTGGTCCGATATCATCAATGCCAATAACTATTCATCCCGCTTTTTGGCAGACCTATTGGTTTATAGGATTGGTGCTTTTGTTTTCCATAGGAGTGCTTGCCACGATTGCGATTTGGGCGATTTCTTTTACCCGAAGAAAAAAGTGGAATCAGTTACAACAGAAACGAAAATTGGCCGAGTTAGAACTCGAAGCCATCAAGGCTCAAATTAATCCCCACTTTATCTACAACTGCCTCAATTCCATTCAGTATTTCGTGTATCAAGGAAAAGTAGAGGAGGTGCGTTTGAGTTTAGAACGATTTGCTCAGCTCATTCGTCATACACTTCAGTTTTCGCAGCAAAACTTTGTGACTTTGGAAGAGGAGTTGGAGTATTTGCAAAATTACATGGAGCTGGAGCGAATGAGGTTCGGCGAACAACTCAAGGTTCAAATTGATGTTGACCCAGATCTCCATTTACAGCGCTTAATTCCGGCCATGGTCGTTCAGCCTTACTTGGAAAATGCCATTAAACATGGTGTCTCAGCTCAGGGGGAGTCCTTAACTATTCAGGTCAAGTTTAAGGTAAAAGGGGAGTCCTTAACTATTTTGGTTGAAGATGATGGTCCAGGAATAATACCCGCTCAGAGCGACGGTCGCCGCAAGAAATTAGGACACCGCATATCTGGTTCCAGGCTCAAGAGTTATCACCAACTATACCAACTTGATTTAGAAGTGCAATTTTCCGACCTGAAATCCTCAAGCTCCGGTAGGAGTGGAGCTCGGGTCACCCTATTAATTCCACCTATTAGCTATGAAAACATCCGAATTTAA
- a CDS encoding amidophosphoribosyltransferase, with translation MSDFIKHECGVALIRLLKPLDFYVKKYGTPFYAQNKLYLLMEKQHNRGQDGVGVASIKFDIEPGHRYISRYRSIDSKPIQDVFSRVYGGIDEALSKSPEMANDPEWLKRNAPFTGELFLGHLRYGTYGKNSIEACHPFLRQNNWKTRNLVVAGNFNMTNVDEQFDLLVNLGQNPKEKADTVTVLEKIGHFLDVENESLFLKYKTLGYSNREITAKISSQLNVANILRHAAEDFDGGYVMCGLIGHGDAFVLRDPNGIRPAYYYQDDEVVVVASERPAIQTAFNVPIDTIQEVDPGHALIVKKDGKTELSQILDDEEKLSCSFERIYFSRGSDRDIYKERKALGSQLVPEVVRAVDNDLDRAVFSFIPNTAETSFYGLVEGLDKYLNEEKHKEIVALGSDLNEEKLQEILSRKARVEKIAIKDAKLRTFITQDDDRDDLVAHVYDITYGTVRAKEDNLVVIDDSIVRGTTLKKSIIRMLDRLQPKKIIVVSSAPQIRYPDCYGIDMAKMGDFIAFRAAIELWKDAGQEKEIERIYKRAKAQLELPKEEQINVVKEIYDPFTPEQISAKIAELVTPEGCNSKVEVIFQSIEGLHRACPGNKGDWYFTGDFPTPGGIRVANKSFVYYFEGRNERAY, from the coding sequence ATGAGTGACTTCATTAAACACGAATGCGGGGTAGCCCTCATTCGTCTGCTCAAACCCCTCGATTTCTACGTTAAAAAATACGGAACACCTTTCTACGCCCAAAACAAGCTTTACCTATTGATGGAAAAGCAGCATAACCGTGGTCAGGATGGTGTTGGGGTAGCGAGTATCAAATTTGACATTGAACCTGGGCATCGATACATTAGTCGTTACCGTTCTATCGACAGTAAACCGATACAGGACGTGTTCTCCAGAGTTTATGGCGGCATTGATGAAGCGTTGTCTAAGTCCCCGGAGATGGCTAATGACCCAGAGTGGCTAAAGCGCAACGCACCCTTTACCGGGGAGCTCTTTTTGGGACATCTTAGGTATGGTACTTATGGTAAGAATTCCATAGAAGCTTGTCACCCATTTCTCAGACAAAACAACTGGAAAACTCGAAACTTGGTAGTTGCTGGTAACTTCAACATGACCAATGTGGATGAGCAGTTTGACCTTCTCGTGAATTTGGGTCAGAATCCAAAAGAAAAAGCGGATACAGTAACCGTATTGGAAAAAATTGGCCACTTCTTGGATGTGGAGAACGAGAGTCTGTTTTTGAAATACAAAACACTTGGGTACTCCAACCGGGAAATTACAGCCAAAATTTCAAGCCAACTAAATGTAGCCAACATCCTTCGTCACGCCGCCGAGGACTTCGATGGTGGTTATGTAATGTGTGGATTGATCGGACATGGTGACGCCTTCGTGTTGCGTGATCCAAATGGCATTCGTCCTGCCTACTACTACCAGGATGATGAGGTAGTTGTGGTGGCTTCCGAGCGCCCAGCTATTCAAACGGCCTTCAATGTGCCTATCGATACCATTCAAGAGGTGGATCCGGGACATGCTTTGATTGTTAAGAAAGACGGAAAAACGGAGTTGTCTCAAATCCTGGATGACGAAGAGAAATTGTCCTGTTCCTTTGAGCGAATTTATTTCTCAAGAGGTTCAGACCGAGATATTTATAAAGAGCGTAAAGCGCTCGGGAGTCAGCTGGTGCCTGAAGTAGTTAGGGCAGTAGATAATGACTTGGATCGTGCGGTATTTTCGTTTATTCCAAACACGGCTGAAACTTCATTTTACGGTTTGGTCGAGGGGTTGGATAAATACCTCAATGAAGAGAAGCACAAAGAAATTGTAGCTCTCGGATCGGACTTGAACGAAGAAAAACTTCAGGAAATTCTTTCCCGTAAGGCAAGGGTGGAGAAGATCGCGATCAAAGATGCCAAGCTACGCACCTTCATTACTCAAGATGACGACCGAGATGATCTCGTGGCTCACGTTTACGACATTACCTACGGAACGGTAAGAGCCAAAGAGGACAACCTTGTAGTGATTGACGATTCCATCGTTCGAGGTACTACTTTGAAGAAGAGTATCATCCGCATGTTGGATCGCCTGCAGCCGAAAAAGATAATTGTGGTGTCTTCAGCGCCACAAATTCGCTACCCTGACTGCTACGGTATCGATATGGCTAAGATGGGTGACTTTATCGCCTTTAGAGCGGCCATTGAGCTATGGAAAGATGCAGGGCAGGAAAAAGAGATTGAACGCATTTACAAGCGAGCTAAGGCTCAACTCGAACTTCCCAAGGAAGAGCAGATCAATGTGGTTAAGGAAATCTACGATCCCTTTACTCCTGAGCAGATCTCAGCTAAAATTGCTGAATTGGTGACACCTGAGGGTTGTAATTCGAAAGTAGAAGTGATTTTCCAAAGCATCGAAGGCTTGCACCGAGCTTGCCCAGGCAATAAAGGAGATTGGTACTTTACCGGAGACTTCCCAACACCGGGTGGAATACGGGTCGCAAACAAATCTTTCGTCTATTATTTCGAAGGACGAAATGAGCGGGCCTATTGA
- a CDS encoding cyclase family protein, which produces MNAQLTFRGKTVTVNLNEAIDLSIPMHPRSDAVLAWYLDPLTIEPVRGDGFVGEVKQGGSVNFRTISFNPHGHGTHTESLGHITNEIYSVNRCVKNYFHWAELITIEPEKRGEDQVISLEQVRKKLENTKPEAVIIRTLPNEDDKLQRHYSSTNPPYLEEAIGVYLREMGVNHLLIDTPSVDREEDGGLLLTHHAFWNVPENPRMEATITELIYVPNSVADGAYLLNLGFAPFENDASPSRPLLFEIKA; this is translated from the coding sequence ATGAATGCACAACTTACATTCCGGGGAAAAACGGTTACGGTAAATCTGAACGAAGCCATTGACTTATCCATTCCCATGCATCCAAGATCAGACGCCGTGCTGGCTTGGTACCTTGACCCCTTGACCATTGAGCCTGTCAGGGGCGACGGTTTTGTGGGAGAAGTAAAACAAGGCGGATCCGTTAATTTCCGAACCATCTCCTTCAACCCACATGGACATGGCACTCACACCGAAAGCTTGGGCCACATCACCAATGAGATTTACTCAGTGAATCGTTGTGTAAAAAACTATTTTCATTGGGCAGAGCTCATCACCATAGAGCCCGAAAAAAGAGGGGAAGATCAGGTCATTTCGTTGGAGCAGGTTCGTAAAAAATTGGAGAATACGAAACCTGAGGCAGTGATTATCCGTACCCTACCTAATGAGGATGATAAGTTGCAAAGGCATTATTCGAGCACCAATCCTCCTTATTTGGAAGAAGCCATAGGCGTGTACCTACGCGAAATGGGAGTCAATCATTTATTGATAGACACACCCAGCGTAGATCGCGAAGAGGACGGTGGCCTCCTGCTCACGCACCACGCATTTTGGAACGTACCTGAAAACCCGAGAATGGAAGCTACCATTACCGAGCTCATCTACGTACCAAACTCCGTAGCCGACGGAGCTTACCTACTCAATTTGGGGTTTGCACCGTTTGAGAACGACGCATCGCCCTCAAGACCCCTATTGTTTGAAATTAAAGCTTGA
- a CDS encoding T9SS type A sorting domain-containing protein, which produces MKTVTLLFISLFITTQIFAQNWERLDSLTPYHLNDVFFTSDQNGMAVGENGRILTTTDQGATWTVQNKIPGCNLLSVHFMDSDTGWISGSCGIHKTTDGGATWNLQLAANGTTYNDIHFYDGQHGGASGTLMQIATTHDGGQNWNHSTLSVPESNNPLMAVHFANADTAWVGGGTKLHRTSDGGQTWALNQTFNTVDWILSMDFDPTGRVGIAVGGAGLTLYTYDHSANWNVGGFITPNHQDVNGTELLGTDSIFAVCDDGLIYFSQTGGSAWNSMVSPTENNLNGVHFPSARVGFAVGNNGTMLRYGGINSISPTPKLQVNFKVYPNPSTGNITVSWSGSQSAPNRVELVDALGKVWHSEKLSEASHEGTHHLDLSHLASGVYFIDLTFEEGHVQERLLISPR; this is translated from the coding sequence ATGAAAACCGTTACACTTCTATTCATCAGCCTGTTTATCACTACTCAAATCTTTGCCCAAAACTGGGAACGTTTAGACAGCCTTACCCCCTATCACCTTAACGACGTGTTCTTTACCTCGGACCAAAATGGAATGGCCGTAGGCGAAAATGGCCGGATACTTACCACTACAGATCAAGGCGCCACCTGGACCGTGCAAAACAAAATTCCTGGCTGCAACCTGCTCAGTGTTCATTTTATGGATTCAGATACGGGATGGATTTCGGGCAGCTGTGGCATCCACAAAACCACGGATGGAGGAGCCACTTGGAATTTGCAATTGGCGGCTAACGGAACCACTTACAACGACATTCACTTCTACGATGGACAACATGGGGGCGCCTCTGGCACCTTGATGCAAATCGCTACTACCCATGATGGCGGACAAAACTGGAACCACTCCACGCTTTCTGTTCCCGAATCCAACAACCCTTTGATGGCCGTTCATTTCGCTAATGCCGATACCGCATGGGTTGGCGGTGGAACCAAACTACATCGCACTTCAGATGGAGGCCAAACTTGGGCCTTAAACCAAACTTTCAATACTGTTGACTGGATTCTTTCAATGGATTTTGACCCAACAGGTCGAGTAGGTATTGCTGTAGGCGGCGCTGGACTCACTCTTTACACTTACGATCATTCGGCCAATTGGAATGTAGGTGGATTTATCACCCCAAATCATCAAGACGTTAACGGAACAGAATTGCTTGGCACTGACTCCATCTTTGCCGTTTGCGACGATGGGCTCATTTACTTTTCTCAAACGGGGGGATCGGCCTGGAACAGTATGGTCAGCCCAACTGAAAACAATTTGAATGGGGTTCATTTTCCAAGTGCCCGTGTAGGATTCGCAGTAGGCAACAATGGGACGATGTTGCGCTATGGAGGCATCAATAGTATTTCTCCTACCCCTAAGCTACAGGTTAACTTTAAGGTTTACCCCAATCCAAGCACCGGAAATATCACCGTATCCTGGTCTGGTAGTCAGTCGGCTCCTAATCGCGTAGAATTGGTGGACGCACTTGGAAAAGTCTGGCACTCCGAAAAGCTTTCCGAAGCAAGTCACGAAGGCACTCACCATTTAGACCTTTCTCACCTGGCTTCAGGGGTTTACTTCATTGACCTAACTTTTGAAGAAGGCCACGTACAGGAGCGACTGCTGATTTCACCCAGATAA